One genomic region from Cytophagales bacterium encodes:
- a CDS encoding 3-phosphoshikimate 1-carboxyvinyltransferase: MLKHHKKKLHLSHPAKVIKGTISLPASKSESNRVLIMAALTGNRCGICNLSEASDTVILNNILNGRQVETPRNSGQAPDTTLDEDTVDVKDAGTAMRFLTAYYVATKQNKMLTGSLRMQERPIGPLVDALKELGADIRYIKKEGFPPIRINGGSNLTSANKISINAGMSSQFISALLMIAPVLPTGLRLQLAGNITSKPYIRMTLKIMEHFGIKHEWEGDIISIMNKQGQNYVPPVYTVEPDWSAASYWYSMVALADEAEITLPDLKKNSFQGDSIIAEIGEKLGVKTTFNSDEVIIRKKGSTLQRIDLDLTENPDLVQTIAVLCAAKGIALSMSGIENLRIKETDRIKALKNELSKMGAKIDIKGRGKMEIISDFGFHRKDAETQRMIFLKKPCVSASLRLNSDLCFQTYNDHRMAMAFAPLGLLANITIDEPNVVEKSYPNFWNDLRKAGFVIKFR, from the coding sequence ATGCTAAAACATCACAAAAAGAAACTCCACCTGTCCCACCCGGCAAAAGTGATAAAAGGGACGATCAGCCTCCCGGCTTCAAAAAGTGAGAGTAACCGGGTTTTGATCATGGCTGCCCTGACAGGAAACAGGTGTGGAATTTGTAACCTTTCAGAGGCAAGTGATACCGTTATTTTGAACAATATCCTTAATGGGCGTCAGGTGGAAACCCCGAGGAATTCGGGGCAGGCACCTGACACCACATTAGATGAAGATACCGTTGACGTAAAAGATGCCGGCACCGCGATGCGTTTTCTTACCGCTTATTATGTTGCCACTAAGCAAAATAAAATGCTCACCGGTTCATTAAGGATGCAGGAGAGGCCAATCGGCCCCCTTGTTGATGCGCTGAAGGAATTGGGAGCAGATATCAGGTATATTAAAAAGGAAGGTTTTCCTCCTATCAGGATAAATGGCGGATCAAATTTAACCAGCGCCAATAAAATCTCAATTAATGCCGGTATGAGCAGCCAGTTCATCTCTGCGCTGTTAATGATCGCTCCGGTATTGCCAACCGGACTGAGGCTGCAACTTGCAGGCAATATTACCTCAAAACCCTATATCAGGATGACGCTTAAAATAATGGAACATTTTGGTATAAAACACGAATGGGAAGGCGATATCATTTCAATTATGAATAAGCAGGGTCAAAATTATGTCCCTCCTGTTTATACCGTTGAACCGGACTGGTCGGCTGCGAGCTATTGGTATAGTATGGTTGCGTTAGCGGATGAAGCGGAGATAACTCTCCCGGACTTAAAAAAAAACTCTTTCCAGGGTGACAGCATCATCGCAGAGATCGGAGAAAAATTGGGTGTAAAAACCACATTTAATTCTGATGAGGTCATTATCAGAAAAAAGGGTTCCACGTTACAAAGGATTGACCTGGATCTTACCGAAAATCCTGACCTTGTCCAGACCATCGCTGTATTGTGTGCTGCAAAAGGTATTGCTTTATCCATGAGTGGCATTGAAAATCTTAGGATCAAGGAAACGGACAGGATTAAAGCGTTAAAGAATGAACTAAGTAAGATGGGCGCTAAAATTGATATTAAAGGACGGGGAAAGATGGAAATAATTTCGGATTTCGGATTTCACCGCAAAGACGCTGAGACGCAAAGAATGATTTTTCTAAAAAAACCTTGCGTCTCTGCGTCTTTGCGGTTAAATTCGGATTTATGTTTTCAAACATATAACGATCACAGAATGGCGATGGCGTTTGCTCCGTTAGGGCTTTTGGCTAACATCACTATTGACGAACCAAATGTAGTAGAAAAGTCATATCCAAACTTCTGGAATGATCTGCGTAAAGCAGGATTTGTAATCAAATTTCGCTAA
- a CDS encoding ribosome biogenesis GTPase Der → MSNIVAIVGRPNVGKSTLFNRLIGQRKAITDNESGVTRDRHYGYSDWGGRYFTVIDTGGYVTGSADIFEEMVREQVDLAMDEADVILFMVDCIEGIHGLDNDFANILRKNKKPVIVTANKADNTERFHMAGEFYSFGLGEVFPISSQDGSGTGELLDEVIKHFRSSSDESTDNDIPKLAVLGRPNVGKSSLVNVLLGKQRTIVTDIAGTTRDAIHTHYNAFGKEFLLIDTAGLRKKSKVRDNIEFYSTLRAVRALEEADVCVIMLDATRGIEIQDINIVTLADRKNKGIVLLVNKWDLVEKDHDTARQLEDHIKKRLKPINYMPIIFASVVNKQRIHRVLEEAVKVYEKRKQKVPTSKLNDLLLKEIENHPPPAKKGKHVKIKYVTQLPVSIPVFAFFCNLPQYIQEPYTRFLENKIREHFNFEGVPIKIIFKKK, encoded by the coding sequence ATGTCAAACATAGTAGCCATAGTAGGAAGGCCCAATGTAGGTAAATCTACATTATTTAACAGGTTAATTGGCCAGAGAAAAGCTATTACCGATAATGAGAGCGGAGTCACCCGTGACAGGCATTACGGTTATTCAGACTGGGGCGGCAGGTATTTTACAGTGATTGATACAGGCGGCTATGTTACCGGTTCTGCCGACATTTTTGAGGAAATGGTAAGAGAGCAGGTTGACCTGGCGATGGATGAAGCGGACGTTATCCTGTTTATGGTTGATTGTATTGAAGGCATTCATGGATTAGACAATGATTTTGCAAATATTTTAAGGAAAAACAAAAAGCCGGTAATTGTTACTGCCAACAAAGCTGATAATACCGAACGTTTTCACATGGCCGGAGAATTTTATTCTTTCGGTTTAGGTGAAGTTTTTCCAATATCATCTCAGGATGGTTCCGGCACAGGTGAGCTGCTGGATGAAGTAATAAAGCATTTCCGCAGCAGTTCTGATGAAAGTACAGATAATGACATTCCCAAATTAGCCGTATTGGGAAGGCCTAATGTAGGCAAATCATCCCTTGTTAACGTTCTGCTGGGCAAGCAAAGAACCATTGTTACGGATATTGCAGGTACAACAAGAGATGCCATTCATACACATTATAATGCCTTTGGAAAAGAATTTTTATTGATTGACACTGCCGGGCTTAGAAAAAAGTCAAAGGTCAGGGATAATATTGAATTCTATTCTACTTTACGTGCAGTCAGAGCTTTGGAAGAAGCTGATGTTTGTGTTATAATGCTGGATGCCACAAGGGGAATTGAAATTCAGGATATTAATATCGTCACACTGGCTGATAGAAAGAACAAGGGAATTGTGCTATTGGTTAATAAATGGGACCTGGTAGAAAAAGACCATGATACAGCCAGACAGCTTGAAGATCATATCAAAAAGCGTCTTAAGCCAATCAACTATATGCCAATCATTTTTGCTTCGGTGGTTAATAAACAAAGAATTCACCGGGTTCTGGAGGAAGCTGTAAAAGTCTATGAAAAAAGAAAACAAAAAGTGCCAACGTCCAAATTGAATGACCTGCTTTTGAAAGAAATTGAAAATCATCCTCCGCCAGCCAAAAAAGGCAAGCATGTTAAAATAAAATATGTGACCCAATTACCCGTATCAATTCCTGTTTTTGCTTTTTTTTGCAACCTGCCGCAATACATCCAGGAACCATATACGCGGTTTCTTGAAAACAAAATAAGAGAACATTTTAATTTTGAGGGCGTACCGATAAAAATAATTTTCAAAAAAAAATAG
- a CDS encoding SprT family zinc-dependent metalloprotease, producing the protein MKKIQDFNRFRNLFPENAVRYCFDLWKKYHFEFIVTKSRITKLGDCRLNLPGKSDLKYTITVNEDLNQYSFLITYLHEIAHLVTGLEFDETACRTYGRRRVAPHGKEWKKNLKKLIEPLLLNDISSGPSRNGTGSESGLSIAGNIFPDDLLYPLIKFSQNPKASSYTDFELIKALHKYDEKPASQQSVSNSPEVTRQDAPSNIQSTQDTGQAEFLCELEEGVHFKLSRRIFIRGNLIRTRYKCKEINTGKIYLIPKAARVKKLTVNN; encoded by the coding sequence ATGAAGAAAATACAGGATTTTAACCGGTTTCGTAATTTATTTCCTGAAAATGCAGTAAGATATTGTTTTGATCTATGGAAAAAATATCATTTCGAATTTATTGTTACAAAAAGCAGGATTACAAAACTAGGTGATTGTCGTTTAAACCTGCCTGGTAAGTCAGACTTAAAGTATACCATAACAGTAAATGAAGATTTGAATCAATATTCTTTTTTGATCACCTATCTTCATGAAATTGCTCACCTTGTAACGGGCCTTGAATTTGATGAGACAGCCTGCCGGACATACGGACGCAGACGGGTAGCTCCTCATGGTAAAGAATGGAAAAAAAATTTAAAAAAGTTAATAGAACCTTTACTACTTAATGACATTTCCTCCGGACCTTCGCGAAACGGTACAGGCAGTGAAAGTGGATTAAGCATAGCAGGAAATATTTTCCCTGACGATCTATTATACCCTCTGATCAAATTCTCACAAAATCCAAAAGCTTCTTCTTACACTGATTTCGAATTAATAAAAGCGCTCCATAAATATGACGAAAAGCCTGCCAGCCAGCAGTCTGTTTCAAACTCCCCGGAAGTTACACGTCAAGACGCCCCGTCAAATATCCAGAGTACTCAGGACACGGGACAGGCAGAATTTCTTTGCGAGTTAGAAGAAGGAGTGCATTTTAAATTAAGCAGGCGTATTTTTATAAGAGGGAATTTAATTAGAACCCGCTATAAATGCAAAGAGATCAATACAGGAAAGATTTATTTGATTCCAAAAGCAGCAAGAGTGAAGAAGTTGACAGTTAACAATTGA
- a CDS encoding four helix bundle protein — MDIFETSKSFPREEIYSLTSQIRKSSRSVCQL, encoded by the coding sequence ATGGATATATTTGAGACGAGTAAAAGTTTTCCTAGGGAAGAAATATATTCTCTTACATCCCAGATCAGAAAATCATCTCGTTCAGTTTGTCAACTATAA
- a CDS encoding N-acetylglucosamine kinase has translation MKLIADSGSTKTDWRIITDDNAIHQAKTSGTNPFYQTDEEISKAVQNELIPHIKPEVVNNKSPDFIGTGEIFFYGTGCSNEEKCKIVYSALKKTFPKANIEVHHDLVGAARALCGHRAGIACILGTGSNSCYYDGTKIIKNIPSLGFILGDEGSGGYLGKRLIQDFLNNEMPENISKKFMKKYANKSKNRNLGSEILDKVYAASQPNVYLASFSKFLFHNLKEPYIFKLIYDGFSAFFDKNVYKYSNYKDYRVHFVGSVAFYYNHVLRQVAADKGVTIGNILESPIAGLTLFHQ, from the coding sequence ATGAAATTAATAGCAGACAGCGGCTCCACAAAAACCGATTGGCGGATCATTACAGATGATAACGCCATCCACCAGGCTAAAACATCGGGTACTAATCCATTTTATCAAACAGATGAAGAGATATCAAAAGCGGTGCAAAATGAATTAATTCCCCATATAAAACCAGAAGTCGTAAATAATAAATCTCCCGATTTTATCGGGACAGGCGAAATTTTCTTTTACGGTACCGGTTGTTCTAATGAAGAAAAATGCAAAATTGTTTATTCAGCGCTAAAAAAGACCTTCCCAAAAGCAAATATTGAGGTCCATCATGACCTGGTTGGAGCAGCGCGGGCATTGTGCGGACACCGGGCTGGAATCGCCTGCATACTCGGCACAGGTTCCAATTCATGCTATTATGACGGCACAAAGATCATTAAAAATATCCCTTCATTAGGTTTTATATTAGGTGATGAAGGCAGCGGAGGCTATCTCGGTAAGAGATTGATCCAGGATTTTTTAAATAATGAAATGCCGGAAAACATTAGCAAAAAATTTATGAAAAAATACGCTAATAAATCTAAAAACCGGAACCTAGGATCCGAAATCCTGGATAAGGTTTACGCAGCTTCCCAGCCAAATGTTTACCTGGCATCATTCTCGAAATTTCTTTTTCATAACCTGAAAGAACCTTACATCTTTAAATTAATATATGACGGGTTTTCGGCTTTTTTTGATAAAAATGTATACAAATATTCAAACTATAAAGATTACAGGGTCCACTTTGTGGGGTCTGTAGCGTTTTATTACAATCATGTATTAAGACAGGTAGCTGCTGATAAAGGTGTGACAATCGGAAACATCCTGGAAAGCCCGATTGCCGGGCTTACTTTATTTCATCAGTAA